A window from Drosophila kikkawai strain 14028-0561.14 chromosome 2L, DkikHiC1v2, whole genome shotgun sequence encodes these proteins:
- the pkaap gene encoding A-kinase anchor protein 10, mitochondrial, with the protein MLKYIKRQASRRRSSQDVTEGPGAPTANDDVDGAVAQKRHSLRSTTSFCDEVFLEVEEEGGGGGALSDGISLCSNDDIFTYNSRLSMNLASIVSDPNCLSYFVQYLDTRQALPLIKFYLDIENFKRAAALTQETEQTEVDEEENSPPPDTTSPLNNNNNNKSDNDVPELKTLCDLSMRKPLTDDEKSRIYAETNKQIINRQKSGSGPSSLPNSSELSRASISDAIAIYQKYLIVNASLQVELPIVILAHISLLLCGRDKAECSKPIPASCFDEAREFVLEQLERDHVLGFLQSGYYSTYCLELVEGGSINIYDVLYSELALFYFTEYLEQRQERECLEFWITGINFRKSFSSGEEDEAAQSDAMIIYDRYFSLQSDCRLWMSQKLRLRVEQAICAPGEQWQAFDLALLVTAKYLEQKYFADFLKSHIFDNYVNELKIKRDNSSFSPSNLLQQKPSLRRTGKTSNIQRHRKALSMTDCTHISQHNTLLASMDTLPSKTTINQQQSGNLNIDARQLTNPQLLWQRPVVGALKFGFVNSLGRYERDFEAVDAVALKSQPWSLSVSGSKIKNAMRKLVNLPEDNVQEEIAWQVAEMIVKDVTSVTLSGKTTPPPI; encoded by the exons ATGCTAAAGTACATCAAGAGGCAAGCCA gcCGCCGTCGCAGCAGCCAAGATGTCACGGAAGGCCCCGGCGCACCCACCGCAAACGATGATGTGGATGGCGCCGTGGCGCAAAAACGTCACTCGCTGCGCTCTACAACCAGTTTCTGTGATGAGGTCTTTCttgaggtggaggaggagggcggtggaggaggagcccTGTCCGATGGCATCAGCCTGTGCAGCAACGATG ATATTTTTACCTACAACTCGCGCTTGTCCATGAATCTCGCCTCCATTGTCAGCGATCCCAACTGCCTGAGCTATTTTGTGCAGTATTTGGACACTCGACAGGCCCTGCCTCTGATCAAATTCTACCTGGACATTGAGAACTTTAAGCGGGCTGCGGCGCTTACACAAGAAACTGAGCAAACGGAGGTAGATGAGGAGGAGAACTCGCCGCCGCCAGATACGACTTCTCCcctgaacaacaacaacaacaacaaaagtgaCAACGATGTACCTGAACTGAAGACGCTGTGCGATCTGTCCATGCGCAAACCCCTGACAGACGATGAGAAGAGCCGGATTTATGCCGAGACCAACAAGCAGATTATAAATAGACAAAAGTCCGGATCGGGACCATCATCTCTGCCCAATTCCTCGGAACTTTCTAGGGCCAGCATCAGCGATGCTATAGCCATCTACCAAAAGTATCTGATAGTAAATGCCAGCCTGCAGGTGGAGCTGCCAATTGTCATACTGGCGCACATATCGTTACTCCTTTGCGGGCGAGACAAGGCCGAGTGCAGTAAACCCATACCGGCCAGTTGCTTTGACGAGGCCAGGGAGTTTGTGTTGGAGCAATTGGAGCGCGATCATGTCCTGGGATTCCTGCAGAGCGGCTACTATTCCACCTACTGCCTGGAGCTGGTGGAAGGTGGTTCCATAAATATCTACGATGTGTTGTACAGCGAATTGgctttattttactttacCGAGTACCTGGAGCAGCGACAGGAGCGCGAATGTCTCGAGTTCTGGATCACGGGCATTAATTTCCGAAAGAGTTTCTCTTCAGGAGAGGAGGACGAGGCAGCCCAGAGTGATGCCATGATAATATACGACAGATACTTTTCGCTGCAATCGGATTGCCGCCTGTGGATGTCGCAAAAGTTGCGATTGAGGGTGGAACAGGCCATCTGTGCTCCTGGCGAGCAGTGGCAAGCCTTTGACTTGGCATTATTGGTTACGGCCAAGTATTTAGAGCAAAAGTACTTTGCCGATTTTCTAAAATCACACATTTTTGATAACTATGTCAACGAACTGAAGATCAAAAGAG aCAACTCTAGCTTCTCTCCCTCGAATCTCCTTCAACAAAAACCCAGCCTGCGTAGAACTGGCAAAACATCTAATATCCAGCGCCATCGAAAGGCCTTATCCATGACGGATTGCACGCACATCTCACAGCACAACACCCTTCTGGCTTCCATGGACACACTGCCGTCGAAGACGACTATAAATCAACAGCAGTCGGGCAACCTGAACATCGATGCCCGGCAGCTAACGAATCCCCAACTCCTATGGCAGCGCCCTGTTGTGGGGGCTCTTAAATTCGGTTTTGTTAACTCCTTGGGCCGCTACGAGCGAGACTTTGAGGCCGTGGATGCAGTGGCTCTCAAGTCGCAGCCATGGTCACTGAGTGTCAGCGGCAGCAAAATCAAAAATGCCATGCGAAAGCTGGTGAATCTGCCGGAGGATAATGTGCAGGAGGAGATCGCCTGGCAGGTGGCCGAAATGATTGTCAAGGATGTAACGAGCGTGACGCTTAGTGGAAAAACCACTCCCCCTCCAATTTAA
- the heix gene encoding ubiA prenyltransferase domain-containing protein 1 homolog isoform X1, which translates to MATTTTTARRAGTEEEEDTTSQLLSNGNPTTNTTTTNGKAGGAVSKGQEIGTGAGSGVGPTGYSPTSGTFMKLKTYLLALRPWSLSASLVPTLLGSALAYRSQWSAEFSLATFFLTAFTVVTVHCAGNVVNTYFDFIKGIDKQKADDRTLVDHILTKDEVVSLGAILYMAGCGGFVLLAVLSPAKMEHLALIYFGGLSSSFLYTGGIGFKYIALGDLVILILFGPISVLFAFMSQTGHLDWTTMGYAIPLALNTEAILHSNNTRDADNDRRAGIVTLAILIGRTASHVLYAMLLFAPYSLFFIFGLKYSVWFLLPLVTLPQAFQIEKRFRNEQTMHLVPRQTAKLNFFFGILYIVACCCAQQLPTFGFRKH; encoded by the exons atggcaacaacaacgacgacggcCAGAAGAGCCGGcaccgaggaggaggaggacaccACCTCACAGCTGTTGTCCAACGGAAACCCcaccaccaacaccaccaccacaaatGGGAAGGCAGGCGGTGCAGTGAGCAAAGGGCAGGAAATCGGAACAGGTGCAGGTTCAGGCGTAGGACCAACAGGATATTCACCCACATCCGGCACCTTTATGAAACTGAAAACCTATCTCTTAGCTTTGCGTCCCTGGTCGTTATCCGCCAGCTTGGTGCCAACGCTCCTTGGATCCGCACTGGCCTACCGCTCCCAATGGTCGGCGGAGTTCTCGCTGGCCACCTTCTTCCTCACCGCTTTTACTGTGGTCACGGTTCACTGTGCCGGCAACGTGGTCAACACCTACTTTGACTTCATCAAGGGCATTGACAAGCAAAAGGCCGACGATCGTACGCTGGTGGATCATATTCTCACCAAGGATGAG gTGGTTTCGCTGGGTGCCATTCTGTACATGGCCGGCTGCGGTGGCTTCGTTCTGCTGGCGGTGCTCAGTCCGGCGAAAATGGAGCATTTGGCGCTGATCTACTTTGGCGGTTTGTCGTCGAGCTTCCTGTACACTGGCGGCATTGGTTTCAAGTATATCGCCTTGGGTGATCTGGTGATACTGATACTGTTCGGACCCATCTCTGTGCTATTCGCGTTTATGTCCCAAACGGGTCACCTGGACTGGACGACAATGGGCTATGCCATTCCTTTGGCCCTCAACACGGAAGCAATTCTGCATAGTAATAATACCAGAGATGCGGATAATGATCGTCGGGCTGGCATTGTTACATTGGCAATATTGATAGGACGCACTGCCTCGCATGTTCTATACGCTATGCTTCTCTTTGCCCCCTATTCGCTGTTCTTTATCTTCGGCCTAAAGTACTCGGTGTGGTTCCTGCTGCCACTGGTGACCCTGCCGCAAGCCTTTCAGATTGAGAAGCGATTCCGCAACGAGCAGACGATGCATCTGGTGCCGCGGCAAACGGCCAAGCTGAACTTTTTCTTCGGCATCTTGTACATCGTGGCCTGTTGCTGTGCCCAGCAATTGCCAACCTTTGGATTCCGTAAGCATTGA
- the heix gene encoding ubiA prenyltransferase domain-containing protein 1 homolog isoform X2, with the protein MATTTTTARRAGTEEEEDTTSQLLSNGNPTTNTTTTNGKAGGAVSKGQEIGTALRPWSLSASLVPTLLGSALAYRSQWSAEFSLATFFLTAFTVVTVHCAGNVVNTYFDFIKGIDKQKADDRTLVDHILTKDEVVSLGAILYMAGCGGFVLLAVLSPAKMEHLALIYFGGLSSSFLYTGGIGFKYIALGDLVILILFGPISVLFAFMSQTGHLDWTTMGYAIPLALNTEAILHSNNTRDADNDRRAGIVTLAILIGRTASHVLYAMLLFAPYSLFFIFGLKYSVWFLLPLVTLPQAFQIEKRFRNEQTMHLVPRQTAKLNFFFGILYIVACCCAQQLPTFGFRKH; encoded by the exons atggcaacaacaacgacgacggcCAGAAGAGCCGGcaccgaggaggaggaggacaccACCTCACAGCTGTTGTCCAACGGAAACCCcaccaccaacaccaccaccacaaatGGGAAGGCAGGCGGTGCAGTGAGCAAAGGGCAGGAAATCGGAACAG CTTTGCGTCCCTGGTCGTTATCCGCCAGCTTGGTGCCAACGCTCCTTGGATCCGCACTGGCCTACCGCTCCCAATGGTCGGCGGAGTTCTCGCTGGCCACCTTCTTCCTCACCGCTTTTACTGTGGTCACGGTTCACTGTGCCGGCAACGTGGTCAACACCTACTTTGACTTCATCAAGGGCATTGACAAGCAAAAGGCCGACGATCGTACGCTGGTGGATCATATTCTCACCAAGGATGAG gTGGTTTCGCTGGGTGCCATTCTGTACATGGCCGGCTGCGGTGGCTTCGTTCTGCTGGCGGTGCTCAGTCCGGCGAAAATGGAGCATTTGGCGCTGATCTACTTTGGCGGTTTGTCGTCGAGCTTCCTGTACACTGGCGGCATTGGTTTCAAGTATATCGCCTTGGGTGATCTGGTGATACTGATACTGTTCGGACCCATCTCTGTGCTATTCGCGTTTATGTCCCAAACGGGTCACCTGGACTGGACGACAATGGGCTATGCCATTCCTTTGGCCCTCAACACGGAAGCAATTCTGCATAGTAATAATACCAGAGATGCGGATAATGATCGTCGGGCTGGCATTGTTACATTGGCAATATTGATAGGACGCACTGCCTCGCATGTTCTATACGCTATGCTTCTCTTTGCCCCCTATTCGCTGTTCTTTATCTTCGGCCTAAAGTACTCGGTGTGGTTCCTGCTGCCACTGGTGACCCTGCCGCAAGCCTTTCAGATTGAGAAGCGATTCCGCAACGAGCAGACGATGCATCTGGTGCCGCGGCAAACGGCCAAGCTGAACTTTTTCTTCGGCATCTTGTACATCGTGGCCTGTTGCTGTGCCCAGCAATTGCCAACCTTTGGATTCCGTAAGCATTGA
- the IFT20 gene encoding intraflagellar transport protein 20 homolog: MEELQKVGLFIDDIYRLRVEDPSIANEKSELRQECLEYSKNLQLFKKLAADFYKISETFAKDVDKEKLRAIGTQNQLKTISKQRQGEQQVYQSQIYEQTVELERLKSEHQYLQRIETEQLEIINNFLVNQ, from the coding sequence ATGGAGGAACTGCAAAAAGTTGGACTTTTTATCGATGATATCTATAGACTGCGCGTAGAGGACCCCAGCATTGCCAATGAAAAAAGCGAATTGCGGCAAGAGTGCTTGGAATACTCCAAGAATTTACAATTGTTCAAGAAATTGGCCGCTGACTTTTACAAAATATCTGAGACTTTTGCAAAAGATGTCGACAAGGAGAAGCTTCGGGCTATCGGCACTCAGAATCAGCTGAAAACCATATCGAAGCAGCGCCAGGGCGAGCAGCAGGTCTATCAGAGTCAGATCTACGAGCAGACCGTGGAGCTGGAGCGCCTGAAGAGTGAACACCAGTATTTGCAGCGCATCGAGACGGAGCAATTGgaaataattaacaatttcTTGGTTAATCAataa
- the Cyp303a1 gene encoding probable cytochrome P450 303a1, which yields MFYAVIWIFCATLFAILFGGVRKPKRFPPGPRWYPIVGSALHVSQLRCRLGMFCKVIDVFAKQYVNPYGFFGLKIGKDKVVIAYTNDAISEMMTNEDIDGRPDGIFYRLRTFNSRLGVLLTDGEMWVEQRRFILRHLKNFGFARSGMMDIVHNEATCLLQDLKEQVARAGGMQARIEMHDLTSVYVLNTLWCMLSGRRYEPGSPEITELLETFFELFKNIDMVGALFSHFPLLRFIAPDYSGYNGFVESHRSLYSFMSKEIELHRLTYKNYDEPRDLMDSYLRAQEEAGSDDPKGMFSDESLLAICLDMFLAGSETTNKSLGFCFMHLVLQPEIQERAYREIKEVVGLERIPEWSRDRSKLPYCEAITLEAVRMFMLHTFGIPHRAVCDTRLSGYEIPKDTMVIACFRGMLINPVDFPDPEAFNPERFLFDGHLKLPEAFNPFGFGRHRCMGDLLGRQNLFMFTTTVLQNFKLVAIPGQMPEEVPLEGATAAVKPYDIMLVAREEQGV from the coding sequence atgTTTTATGCTGTCATCTGGATTTTCTGCGCCACTCTTTTCGCAATCCTGTTTGGGGGAGTGCGAAAGCCCAAGAGATTTCCGCCAGGACCTCGTTGGTATCCCATAGTGGGCAGTGCCCTGCATGTTTCCCAACTGAGATGCCGCCTGGGAATGTTCTGCAAGGTGATCGATGTTTTTGCCAAGCAATATGTGAATCCTTATGGCTTCTTTGGCCTCAAGATTGGCAAGGACAAGGTGGTGATAGCCTATACGAACGATGCCATCAGTGAAATGATGACCAATGAGGATATAGATGGCAGGCCCGATGGCATCTTTTATCGCCTGAGGACCTTCAACTCACGATTGGGTGTTCTCCTCACCGATGGTGAGATGTGGGTGGAGCAGCGAAGATTTATCCTGCGgcatttaaaaaactttgGCTTTGCCAGAAGCGGCATGATGGATATTGTCCACAATGAAGCCACCTGCTTGCTGCAGGACCTCAAGGAACAGGTGGCTAGGGCTGGCGGAATGCAGGCGCGGATTGAGATGCACGATTTGACGAGTGTTTATGTCTTGAATACCCTCTGGTGCATGCTGAGCGGCAGGAGATACGAGCCCGGTTCTCCGGAGATCACGGAACTCCTGGAGACATTCTTCGAGCTCTTCAAGAACATCGATATGGTGGGTGCTTTATTCAGTCACTTTCCATTGCTGCGGTTCATTGCCCCTGATTACTCTGGCTACAATGGCTTTGTGGAGAGCCATCGATCCCTGTACTCCTTTATGAGCAAGGAGATTGAGCTGCATCGCCTGACCTACAAGAACTACGATGAGCCAAGGGATCTAATGGACTCGTATCTGCGTGCCCAGGAGGAGGCTGGAAGCGACGATCCCAAGGGCATGTTTAGTGATGAGAGCCTGCTGGCCATTTGCCTGGACATGTTTCTGGCCGGTTCCGAGACCACCAACAAAAGCCTTGGCTTCTGTTTTATGCATTTGGTTCTGCAGCCCGAGATCCAGGAGCGAGCTTATCGGGAAATCAAGGAGGTTGTGGGTCTGGAAAGAATTCCCGAGTGGTCCAGGGATCGCTCCAAGTTGCCCTACTGCGAGGCCATCACCTTGGAGGCTGTTAGGATGTTCATGCTCCACACTTTTGGCATTCCACATCGAGCTGTGTGCGACACCCGCTTGTCGGGCTATGAAATCCCAAAGGATACCATGGTAATTGCCTGCTTCCGAGGCATGCTGATCAATCCCGTGGACTTCCCCGACCCAGAGGCATTCAATCCCGAGCGATTCCTCTTCGATGGACATTTGAAACTGCCAGAGGCATTCAATCCCTTTGGCTTTGGCCGTCATCGCTGCATGGGAGACCTGCTGGGCAGGCAGAACCTGTTTATGTTTACAACCACTGTGCTGCAGAACTTTAAGCTGGTGGCCATTCCTGGCCAGATGCCGGAGGAGGTGCCACTCGAGGGAGCCACGGCAGCTGTGAAGCCATACGACATCATGTTGGTGGCTAGAGAAGAGCAGGGAGTTTGA
- the LOC108072586 gene encoding uncharacterized protein: MGFRVILLAATGLGAMYMMHLLAQDWVKIRPIRGITQLAGMAAQPIQMAIAPIQQASASLNLFRSRREASSSQPHDLGWVRRTQDSGGGGGGARGRVSNGRVQRPPPPAIDWKRILSRDPFECLQSLICQLMSGAEAKVPEAELLMDYLESSIEMAPVKIGRAFSRGLALKGSTELCFNEYPFCLYSAKTMLRILRWFSETGQVPLEEVN; the protein is encoded by the exons ATGGGGTTCAG AGTGATTCTATTGGCGGCCACCGGCCTCGGTGCCATGTACATGATGCATCTGCTGGCCCAGGACTGGGTGAAGATTCGACCCATTCGTGGAATAACCCAGCTGGCAGGAATGGCTGCTCAACCTATTCAAATGGCCATTGCACCCATTCAACAGGCCAGTGCCTCCTTAAACCTTTTTAGATCTAGAAGGGAGGCTAGCTCAAGCCAACCTCATGATCTGGGTTGGGTGCGAAGGACTCAGGattcaggaggaggaggaggaggagctagGGGCAGAGTATCAAATGGAAGAGTTCAGAGACCTCCACCACCAGCCATCGACTGGAAACGGATCCTCTCTCGAGATCCCTTCGAGTGTCTCCAATCCCTGATCTGTCAACTAATGTCTGGAGCCGAAGCCAAAGTTCCCGAAGCGGAGCTGCTCATGGATTACCTGGAATCATCGATAGAGATGGCCCCGGTAAAGATCGGACGAGCGTTTAGTCGTGGATTGGCCTTGAAGGGTTCCACGGAGCTGTGCTTTAACGAGTATCCTTTTTGCCTGTATTCCGCCAAAACGATGTTGAGGATCCTGCGGTGGTTTAGCGAGACGGGCCAGGTTCCCCTCGAGGAAGTAAATTGA